A single genomic interval of Cupriavidus necator N-1 harbors:
- a CDS encoding type II secretion system F family protein, whose product MMQNLIKRFAGVFSRKVGTPALRAGDRVFADKLFWAKYRFRSMRATYYYDLAKRIQHMPGEPIANHFAKDAARRAGEPLGILAAHWLSRSEGIDGQMQRSRVTEIFRGTVPDEDIPILAVAEDGGDIREGLETLARNLTALGEARAGIALTLAGVLMTLVILHAYLAAMAFLVGPKVDDSFRTMLDVSQYGPIGKTFHNTTTFLRHWGWLVVLLEVVACVWVLRALKSYVGPHRAWLDRKVLVFDFFRRFQSAQFLAGLSAVTKRFGGDLRSLADGLTLMRANAYPYLSHHIERMELNLEYNPNEGGKVFDTGLFDRDTSYRIQDIAEYESDLSKMLHTVADDLLVTTPKLMLQRAAQFNRRATIVLIILITGLAFMPAFMAQEMKVRTQLAGMAGKRPVQPAPSTQP is encoded by the coding sequence ATGATGCAGAACCTGATCAAACGCTTCGCTGGCGTGTTCTCGCGCAAGGTGGGCACGCCTGCCCTGCGCGCCGGCGACCGCGTGTTTGCCGACAAGCTCTTTTGGGCCAAGTACCGGTTCCGCAGCATGCGGGCCACGTATTACTACGACCTCGCCAAGCGCATCCAGCACATGCCTGGCGAGCCGATCGCGAACCATTTCGCCAAGGACGCGGCACGCCGCGCTGGCGAGCCATTGGGAATTCTGGCCGCGCACTGGCTTTCGCGCTCCGAGGGCATCGACGGCCAGATGCAGCGCTCGCGCGTGACGGAAATCTTCCGGGGCACCGTCCCCGACGAGGATATCCCGATCCTGGCCGTTGCCGAGGACGGTGGGGACATTCGGGAAGGACTTGAGACGCTGGCGCGCAACCTGACGGCGTTGGGAGAGGCGCGGGCTGGTATTGCCCTGACTCTCGCTGGCGTTTTGATGACATTGGTCATCCTGCACGCCTATCTTGCAGCCATGGCCTTCCTCGTTGGCCCCAAGGTCGATGATTCGTTCCGCACCATGCTGGACGTGAGCCAGTACGGACCGATCGGCAAGACCTTCCACAACACCACGACCTTCCTGCGGCACTGGGGCTGGCTCGTGGTCCTCCTCGAAGTCGTCGCCTGCGTGTGGGTGCTGCGCGCCCTCAAGAGCTACGTCGGCCCTCACCGCGCTTGGCTGGATCGGAAAGTGCTGGTGTTCGACTTTTTCCGCCGCTTCCAAAGCGCCCAGTTCCTGGCGGGGCTGTCGGCCGTCACGAAGCGCTTCGGTGGTGATCTGCGCAGCCTGGCGGACGGCCTCACGTTGATGCGTGCCAACGCCTATCCGTACCTGTCGCACCACATCGAGCGCATGGAGCTCAACCTCGAATACAACCCCAACGAGGGCGGCAAGGTGTTCGACACGGGACTCTTTGACCGCGACACGAGTTACCGGATTCAGGACATTGCCGAGTATGAGAGTGACCTCTCGAAGATGCTGCACACGGTGGCCGATGACCTGCTGGTGACGACTCCCAAGCTGATGCTGCAGCGCGCCGCCCAGTTCAATCGCCGCGCGACGATCGTGCTCATCATCCTGATCACCGGCTTGGCCTTCATGCCTGCGTTTATGGCGCAGGAAATGAAGGTGCGCACGCAACTGGCCGGCATGGCTGGCAAACGGCCTGTGCAGCCTGCGCCGTCTACGCAACCCTGA